A genomic stretch from Clostridia bacterium includes:
- a CDS encoding MBL fold metallo-hydrolase: MSGIIKKQFDSRYFTLRELAEGVYAAIEKKEADTGSNAGFVDMGDYTVAFDALLNIDAAKDLIAASEALTCKAPSILVNSHFHADHVVGNCMFGKDARIFTSKAAKEKMLTDSTKMMQEIQGLEPKVLDELKAQISSEKDTAKLLDLENEYKFLSNIMKPGVQLRLPDVTFERTLTLHGKNRRAELITFGTAHSPGDVIMYLPEEKVCFVGDLLFKDSHPWLGTGDPENFIRVLGELLKLDAEIFIPGHGELAAKSDIELEIKYINELLALMDAKKAKGEAADTVTLSDISPEFRDWDGLCFMWNVDFLFKRSEE, encoded by the coding sequence ATGAGTGGGATTATAAAGAAACAATTTGATTCAAGGTACTTTACACTACGGGAGCTGGCGGAAGGGGTATATGCGGCTATAGAGAAGAAAGAAGCTGATACCGGAAGCAATGCCGGCTTTGTCGATATGGGAGACTATACTGTTGCGTTCGATGCTCTCCTCAATATTGATGCAGCAAAGGACTTAATAGCCGCTTCGGAGGCATTAACCTGTAAAGCACCTTCAATACTTGTAAACAGCCACTTTCATGCAGATCATGTAGTTGGGAACTGCATGTTCGGGAAAGATGCAAGGATATTTACCTCAAAGGCTGCTAAAGAAAAAATGCTGACAGATAGCACTAAAATGATGCAGGAGATTCAGGGACTTGAACCTAAAGTGTTGGATGAATTAAAGGCGCAGATATCCTCCGAAAAGGACACTGCCAAGCTGTTGGATTTAGAAAATGAATATAAGTTTTTAAGTAATATTATGAAGCCTGGAGTACAACTAAGACTGCCGGATGTTACTTTTGAGAGGACTCTTACTCTCCATGGAAAGAATAGGCGGGCTGAGTTGATTACCTTCGGCACTGCTCATTCTCCTGGGGATGTTATAATGTACCTGCCTGAAGAAAAGGTTTGTTTCGTGGGTGACTTGCTGTTCAAGGATTCTCATCCATGGTTGGGAACGGGTGACCCGGAGAATTTCATCAGAGTCCTTGGGGAATTGCTAAAGCTCGATGCTGAGATATTTATCCCTGGACATGGGGAGCTAGCAGCAAAGAGTGATATCGAGCTGGAGATAAAATACATTAATGAGCTCCTTGCACTTATGGATGCAAAAAAGGCCAAAGGGGAAGCTGCTGATACAGTAACCCTGAGTGATATATCACCGGAGTTCAGGGATTGGGACGGCTTGTGCTTTATGTGGAATGTTGATTTCTTGTTTAAGAGATCCGAAGAGTAA
- the selA gene encoding L-seryl-tRNA(Sec) selenium transferase: MKDKKQILSSIPSVDELLREKELEKLTFVYPRTTVVEGIREYLKDYRKAIMSLEDEKDLNAIDNCCMINGIVEKVHEIMRNNLVNVVNATGVVLHTNLGRSPLSNRLKDTLWDIASKYSNLEMDLASGERGSRYSHVEELICKLTGAQAAMVVNNNAAAVMLVLATMAKGREVVVSRGQLVEIGGSFRVPDVMEQSGAALVEVGTTNKTHVSDYERAVNENTAAFMKVHTSNYRILGFTSEVESEEMVALGRTLGLPVIEDLGSGMLLELTDYGLPYEPTVQQAVKAGMDVITFSGDKMLGGPQAGIIIGSKEYIDKMKKNPLTRAIRIDKLTLAALEGTLRLYTDKELALKEIPVLRMLTYSDEELDKRARRLYTRLKKSLGAVGIISIEADYSEVGGGSMPLHKMPTKTIALKPNGISLVELEEKLRTYKTPIVARINKDRLMLDVRTIMDDEFEVIEGALLWAFSALSKGNAGEGEGQA, from the coding sequence ATGAAGGATAAAAAGCAAATATTGAGCAGTATACCCTCAGTTGATGAACTTTTGAGGGAAAAGGAGCTTGAAAAGCTTACTTTTGTATATCCAAGAACTACAGTAGTAGAGGGCATAAGGGAATATCTGAAAGATTACAGGAAAGCAATAATGTCTTTGGAGGATGAGAAAGACCTGAACGCAATCGATAACTGCTGCATGATAAATGGCATAGTTGAAAAAGTACATGAAATAATGAGGAACAATCTCGTAAATGTAGTTAATGCAACAGGAGTAGTGCTGCATACAAACCTTGGAAGATCTCCATTAAGCAACAGACTTAAGGATACTTTATGGGATATCGCGTCAAAGTATTCCAATCTGGAAATGGACCTTGCATCCGGGGAGCGGGGCTCAAGATACTCCCATGTTGAAGAATTGATATGCAAGCTTACCGGAGCCCAGGCGGCAATGGTGGTGAACAATAATGCTGCAGCGGTGATGCTGGTACTTGCTACCATGGCTAAAGGCCGGGAGGTAGTGGTGTCCAGGGGGCAGCTTGTTGAGATAGGAGGTTCCTTCAGGGTGCCTGATGTAATGGAGCAAAGCGGTGCTGCATTAGTTGAGGTAGGAACCACTAACAAAACACATGTGTCAGATTATGAGAGGGCTGTCAATGAGAATACGGCAGCATTTATGAAGGTGCATACCAGCAACTACAGAATACTGGGTTTTACAAGTGAGGTGGAGTCGGAGGAAATGGTCGCGCTGGGTAGGACACTGGGGCTTCCTGTAATAGAGGATCTGGGAAGTGGAATGCTTTTGGAGCTTACTGACTATGGACTGCCTTACGAGCCTACTGTGCAGCAGGCTGTCAAAGCAGGTATGGATGTAATAACCTTCAGCGGGGATAAAATGCTTGGAGGCCCTCAGGCTGGTATTATTATCGGCAGCAAGGAATACATAGATAAAATGAAGAAAAATCCTCTCACAAGAGCAATAAGAATAGATAAGCTGACTTTGGCAGCCCTTGAAGGGACGCTGAGGCTATACACGGATAAGGAGCTTGCACTAAAGGAAATTCCGGTGCTTAGAATGCTTACCTACAGTGATGAGGAGCTTGATAAGCGGGCAAGACGTCTTTATACGCGATTAAAAAAGTCTTTAGGTGCTGTTGGCATTATTAGTATAGAGGCTGACTACTCTGAGGTGGGTGGAGGCTCCATGCCTCTGCATAAAATGCCTACCAAGACTATTGCATTGAAGCCTAACGGTATATCTCTAGTGGAGCTTGAGGAGAAGCTGAGGACATATAAAACTCCTATTGTAGCAAGGATAAACAAGGATAGGCTTATGCTGGATGTCAGGACAATTATGGATGATGAGTTTGAAGTTATAGAAGGTGCCTTGCTGTGGGCTTTTTCGGCACTTTCAAAAGGCAATGCGGGAGAAGGCGAGGGTCAAGCTTGA
- the selD gene encoding selenide, water dikinase SelD — translation MDKRIRLTQMTRSSGUAAKIGPDTLAQVLCQLPKFKDENLLVGIETSDDAAVYKIDEDKAVILTTDFFTPVVDDPYTFGQIAAANSLSDVYAMGGKPVTAMNIVCFPTCESMDILKEILRGGADKVAEAGAIVVGGHTVDDNEPKFGLSVMGMVHPQKVAANSGAKPGDMLILTKPLGIGILNTAIKADIVDEGVIKKAVDIMAYLNKDACEAMTAVGINGCTDITGFGFLGHSYEMAAASKVSLEIWSDTLPIIKESVEFARMGIIPAGKYNNEGYLREHVSFAGSVKQEIKDIMYDPQTSGGLLISVPEEHFEMLMDELRKRNKTDFSVVGKVISKEEYSIKVV, via the coding sequence ATGGACAAGAGAATCAGACTTACGCAAATGACCAGAAGCTCTGGGTGAGCCGCAAAAATTGGTCCGGATACCCTGGCACAGGTTCTGTGTCAGCTGCCAAAATTTAAAGATGAAAATCTGCTAGTAGGCATTGAAACATCCGATGATGCTGCCGTATATAAGATAGATGAAGACAAAGCTGTGATTCTGACAACGGACTTTTTTACTCCTGTTGTAGATGATCCCTATACCTTTGGGCAAATAGCTGCAGCAAACTCTTTGAGTGATGTGTATGCAATGGGGGGCAAGCCTGTAACTGCAATGAACATAGTGTGCTTCCCCACCTGTGAGTCAATGGATATTTTAAAGGAAATTCTTAGAGGCGGAGCGGACAAGGTTGCGGAAGCGGGTGCAATAGTTGTCGGAGGGCATACGGTAGATGACAATGAGCCAAAATTCGGTCTCTCCGTGATGGGTATGGTGCATCCCCAAAAGGTTGCTGCCAATTCAGGAGCGAAGCCCGGGGATATGCTTATACTTACGAAGCCTCTTGGGATTGGCATATTAAATACTGCAATAAAGGCAGATATTGTTGATGAAGGCGTAATTAAAAAAGCTGTAGATATCATGGCATATCTCAATAAGGATGCTTGTGAAGCAATGACAGCAGTGGGAATCAACGGCTGCACAGATATAACAGGCTTCGGCTTTTTAGGTCACTCTTATGAAATGGCTGCGGCAAGCAAAGTTTCTCTGGAAATATGGTCGGATACTCTTCCTATAATAAAGGAAAGCGTTGAGTTTGCAAGAATGGGAATAATTCCGGCAGGTAAATATAATAATGAAGGTTATCTCAGAGAGCATGTCAGTTTTGCTGGCAGCGTAAAGCAGGAAATAAAAGACATAATGTATGACCCTCAGACTTCAGGAGGACTTCTTATATCTGTACCTGAGGAGCATTTCGAGATGCTGATGGATGAGCTGAGAAAAAGGAACAAGACGGATTTCAGCGTTGTTGGAAAGGTAATATCAAAAGAAGAGTATTCGATAAAGGTAGTATAA
- the selB gene encoding selenocysteine-specific translation elongation factor, producing MKNVIIGTAGHIDHGKTTLIKALTGRDTDRLKEEKKRGISIELGFTYFDLPSGRRAGIIDVPGHEKFIKNMLAGAGGIDVVVLVIAADEGVMPQTREHLNILSLLQVKKGIIALTKKDMVDQEWLEMITEQVRDEVKGSFLKEASIMPVSSVTGEGLKELIAEIDKVTEVVEEKDTNEVFRLPVDRSFTITGFGTVVTGTLISGSISEGDRIEIYPRKIDTRVRSIQVHEKNVKTAYAGQRVAINIANVKLDEIQRGDVLTQLERMEPSMMLDARLEMLPGADKSIDNRDRLRLYHGTSEIMCRVVLLDREELKPGESAFVQLRLEEETACMKGDRFVIRTYSPMLTIGGGTILEPNPPKRKRFKEDVIEELKIKEQGNPTEVVERYLIQNSDKYPEKKSILKGVGNISAELYEKIAAELSEKKLIHQFKLGDETYLLHIRYLKDVETKLTEILEAYHKKNPLKIGISKEELRTRIFEGIKPRLADLVFGYLEANGTIKIENQYIAQGSFKVQFNKVQEKIRDVIEKNYSENRFNPPKLMELAEANPLDKNQYQLVYAALIEMGELIKLDEDIAFSRAAYNEAAELLRRHLKVNGSIQLGQFRDILGTSRKYAMALLDHFDQNKITKRVGDNRVLF from the coding sequence TTGAAGAACGTTATAATCGGAACAGCAGGACACATAGATCATGGGAAGACAACCCTTATAAAGGCTCTGACGGGAAGGGATACAGACAGGCTCAAAGAGGAAAAGAAAAGAGGAATATCCATTGAGCTTGGTTTCACATATTTTGACCTTCCAAGCGGAAGAAGAGCTGGAATAATCGATGTGCCCGGACACGAGAAATTTATTAAAAACATGCTTGCTGGAGCAGGAGGCATTGATGTTGTAGTGCTTGTAATAGCTGCTGACGAGGGTGTAATGCCCCAGACCAGGGAGCATCTTAATATACTTTCGCTGCTGCAGGTGAAGAAGGGTATAATAGCCCTGACCAAGAAGGATATGGTGGATCAGGAATGGCTTGAAATGATAACCGAACAGGTCAGAGATGAAGTAAAGGGCTCCTTCCTAAAGGAAGCAAGCATAATGCCGGTTTCATCGGTCACGGGAGAGGGGCTTAAGGAGCTTATTGCTGAAATAGATAAAGTTACTGAGGTGGTAGAGGAGAAGGATACTAATGAGGTATTCAGGCTTCCTGTGGATAGATCCTTCACTATAACTGGCTTTGGCACAGTGGTTACGGGTACGCTTATCTCGGGCAGCATCAGCGAAGGGGACAGGATAGAGATATATCCACGCAAAATTGATACGAGAGTACGCTCAATACAGGTTCATGAAAAGAATGTCAAGACTGCCTATGCAGGTCAGCGCGTGGCAATCAACATCGCCAATGTGAAGCTTGATGAGATTCAACGGGGGGATGTGCTGACACAGCTAGAACGAATGGAGCCTTCAATGATGCTGGATGCAAGGCTGGAGATGTTGCCTGGTGCAGACAAATCCATTGACAATAGGGACAGATTAAGGCTTTATCATGGAACTTCAGAAATAATGTGCAGGGTGGTACTTCTGGATAGAGAAGAGCTTAAGCCTGGGGAAAGTGCATTTGTGCAGCTGAGGCTGGAGGAAGAGACAGCCTGCATGAAAGGGGATCGTTTTGTAATAAGGACATATTCCCCCATGTTGACCATAGGCGGGGGAACCATTTTGGAGCCTAACCCTCCTAAGAGAAAGCGCTTTAAAGAGGATGTAATAGAAGAGCTTAAGATAAAAGAGCAGGGCAATCCAACCGAGGTGGTTGAGAGGTATTTGATACAGAACAGTGATAAATATCCCGAGAAGAAGTCAATACTCAAAGGTGTAGGGAATATAAGTGCTGAGCTGTATGAAAAAATAGCCGCTGAGCTGTCGGAGAAGAAGCTTATTCACCAATTCAAGCTCGGGGATGAGACTTATTTGCTGCATATCAGGTATTTGAAGGATGTTGAAACCAAGCTTACAGAAATACTTGAGGCATATCATAAGAAGAATCCGTTAAAAATCGGAATATCCAAGGAAGAGCTTCGAACAAGAATTTTCGAAGGGATAAAGCCGAGACTGGCAGATCTGGTCTTTGGATATTTGGAGGCTAATGGCACCATAAAGATTGAGAACCAATATATAGCTCAAGGTAGTTTTAAGGTGCAGTTCAATAAAGTACAAGAAAAGATTAGGGATGTAATAGAAAAGAACTACAGCGAGAACCGGTTCAACCCGCCCAAGCTTATGGAGCTGGCTGAAGCGAACCCTTTGGATAAAAACCAGTACCAGTTGGTATATGCTGCTTTGATTGAAATGGGAGAGCTTATAAAACTGGATGAGGATATTGCCTTTTCAAGAGCTGCATACAACGAAGCAGCAGAGCTTTTACGGAGGCATTTAAAAGTGAATGGATCAATACAGTTGGGGCAGTTCAGGGATATTCTCGGGACCAGCAGGAAATATGCAATGGCTCTACTGGATCATTTTGATCAAAACAAGATTACTAAGCGTGTTGGAGACAACAGAGTACTGTTCTAA
- a CDS encoding serine hydrolase — MHERLKSFTLVAIISFMCTYITYSAVPDDLTPQPPNQSAVDITPTPAPVSEQPAAEAPDAVQQAASDFNNEVDAIVMKKVNSFYKNGGKGIIGIYIKELSSGYEYAYNAEKTNPDNPREGYFNSASTCKLLSAAVMYYMNNCGELELDKAYTDKITNSKYNLKRMLPKMISHSVNDYFNITLRHLGSKKINETLLKLGVKNSLVYSEIMPAQRASVKNNIARYGISRSPRTTPKDLGYVLDLLYCEKTFGAENDKLFMESLKNNIYSNRLPAGIGYKSPVAHKTGTSAGEGVYNDAGIILLEDNPYIMVVMSKGSSSNVQPLYRSITGAVYNYMKKRTISQSSIPQ, encoded by the coding sequence ATGCATGAACGCTTGAAATCATTCACTTTGGTTGCTATTATTTCATTTATGTGCACATATATCACATATAGTGCTGTACCAGACGATTTAACACCCCAACCTCCAAATCAGTCGGCAGTGGACATAACGCCCACTCCGGCTCCTGTGTCAGAGCAGCCCGCTGCTGAGGCGCCAGATGCAGTCCAACAAGCTGCTTCTGACTTTAACAATGAAGTAGACGCAATTGTAATGAAGAAGGTTAACTCTTTCTATAAAAATGGCGGCAAGGGCATTATCGGAATCTATATCAAAGAGTTAAGCAGCGGCTACGAATATGCTTATAATGCCGAAAAAACAAACCCCGATAACCCTAGGGAGGGATATTTCAATTCAGCCTCCACCTGCAAGCTTTTGTCCGCAGCTGTAATGTATTATATGAACAATTGCGGCGAGCTGGAGCTGGATAAGGCTTATACAGACAAGATAACAAACAGCAAGTACAATCTCAAGAGGATGCTGCCAAAAATGATCAGCCACTCAGTCAATGATTACTTTAACATTACCCTTCGCCATTTAGGTTCCAAAAAGATAAACGAAACCCTTCTGAAGCTGGGTGTGAAAAACAGCCTGGTATATAGTGAGATAATGCCTGCCCAACGCGCCTCTGTCAAGAACAATATTGCAAGATATGGAATATCCCGATCTCCTAGAACCACTCCCAAGGACCTGGGATACGTACTTGACCTGCTATATTGCGAAAAAACCTTCGGGGCAGAGAATGATAAGCTATTTATGGAATCTCTTAAAAACAATATATACTCTAACAGACTTCCTGCGGGTATAGGCTATAAGTCCCCAGTAGCCCACAAAACAGGTACAAGTGCAGGCGAAGGGGTTTATAATGACGCCGGCATAATACTTTTGGAGGATAATCCTTATATAATGGTTGTAATGAGCAAGGGCAGCAGCTCAAATGTGCAGCCTCTTTACAGAAGTATTACAGGTGCCGTGTACAATTACATGAAAAAAAGGACTATAAGTCAGTCCTCAATCCCACAGTGA
- a CDS encoding zinc-ribbon domain-containing protein, which produces MADKNLTCKDCGSEFVFTEGEQAFYKEKGFENEPQRCPDCRKAKKAQNNRSRDFRR; this is translated from the coding sequence ATGGCTGATAAGAATTTAACTTGCAAAGACTGTGGATCAGAATTTGTATTCACAGAAGGCGAGCAGGCTTTCTACAAGGAAAAGGGTTTTGAAAACGAACCACAGAGATGTCCTGACTGCAGAAAAGCTAAAAAGGCACAGAACAACAGAAGCAGAGACTTCAGAAGATAA
- a CDS encoding helix-hairpin-helix domain-containing protein, whose amino-acid sequence MIYITRTQKSIFAVILLVLVIISGTIYTRQEKSTEISLGEAIEVKEAVPTPVAAAIEAEPEEISVYICGNVKNPSVIKVKEGTRLDEAIAMVGGANVEADLNIVNLAYRLEDEDMIYIPKKGEKLQGTSKTIPGVNTIKSVGVNKSGKVNINTAGESELDTLSGVGPATAKAIIQYRNQTGPFKSIEDIKKVKGIGDSKYNDLKDGITVE is encoded by the coding sequence ATGATTTACATTACTAGAACTCAGAAATCTATATTTGCAGTTATCTTGCTTGTGTTGGTCATTATAAGCGGTACTATATATACCAGACAGGAAAAGTCTACAGAAATAAGTCTTGGTGAGGCCATTGAGGTTAAAGAAGCTGTACCCACTCCTGTAGCAGCAGCAATTGAAGCAGAGCCTGAGGAGATATCGGTATATATATGCGGTAATGTAAAGAATCCCAGTGTGATAAAGGTAAAGGAAGGAACCCGCCTTGATGAGGCTATTGCGATGGTGGGAGGGGCAAATGTGGAGGCTGACTTGAATATTGTGAATCTGGCGTATAGGCTGGAGGATGAGGATATGATATATATTCCCAAGAAGGGAGAAAAGCTGCAAGGCACAAGCAAGACCATACCGGGTGTGAATACGATTAAGAGTGTAGGTGTTAACAAGTCGGGAAAGGTGAATATCAACACTGCCGGCGAAAGTGAGCTTGATACACTGTCCGGCGTGGGGCCGGCAACTGCAAAGGCAATAATACAATACAGGAACCAAACAGGGCCCTTTAAGTCCATTGAGGATATAAAAAAGGTAAAAGGCATAGGCGACAGCAAATACAATGACCTCAAGGACGGTATAACGGTTGAGTAG
- a CDS encoding DUF5661 family protein: MKSTYDHSEEPSIINRQKKFTKEEAIDIGKNIGIDFSKIDIEQFRTGLDVELEHGTRFPKANVTNDDPVLTGKIAYAHLLEIPDYYTRLAEIEKEARLHCGIED; the protein is encoded by the coding sequence ATGAAATCGACTTATGATCATTCTGAAGAACCCTCCATTATAAATAGACAAAAGAAATTTACCAAAGAGGAAGCAATAGATATTGGTAAAAATATAGGTATAGATTTTAGCAAGATTGACATTGAACAGTTCAGGACGGGCTTGGATGTGGAATTGGAGCATGGCACCAGGTTCCCCAAGGCCAATGTAACAAATGACGATCCTGTGCTTACTGGCAAAATTGCTTATGCCCATCTACTGGAAATCCCTGATTATTATACGAGATTGGCTGAAATTGAAAAAGAAGCAAGGCTTCACTGTGGGATTGAGGACTGA
- a CDS encoding DUF1259 domain-containing protein has protein sequence MNTELCQEFADILESTILESTEELCAVTRVRNIDVEIADRETHSPLVLNALFSFEDMDREGNTLNLGETVILQNEINPFITALRERDIFVTALHNHWLFDRPRLFYIHFLSVEEPLVFAEKVAEAFQLLER, from the coding sequence ATGAACACTGAATTATGTCAAGAATTTGCTGATATACTCGAAAGCACAATACTCGAATCTACTGAAGAATTGTGTGCTGTAACACGCGTAAGAAATATTGACGTTGAGATTGCCGATAGGGAAACGCACAGCCCTCTTGTTCTAAACGCCTTATTCTCATTTGAGGATATGGACCGCGAAGGAAACACTCTCAATTTAGGTGAGACAGTAATCCTGCAGAACGAGATTAACCCATTCATAACGGCGCTTCGTGAACGAGACATATTTGTTACTGCTCTACACAATCACTGGCTGTTTGATAGACCGAGGTTATTCTATATCCACTTCCTCTCAGTTGAAGAACCTCTGGTATTTGCAGAAAAAGTAGCCGAAGCTTTTCAACTGCTTGAAAGATAG
- a CDS encoding zinc-ribbon domain-containing protein gives MADKNLICKDCSKPFVFTEGEQAFYKEKGFENEPQRCPDCRKAKKAQNNRSRDFRR, from the coding sequence ATGGCAGACAAGAACCTCATCTGCAAGGACTGCAGCAAGCCTTTTGTATTCACAGAGGGGGAGCAGGCTTTCTACAAGGAAAAGGGTTTTGAAAACGAACCACAGAGATGTCCTGATTGCAGAAAAGCTAAAAAGGCACAGAACAACAGAAGCAGAGACTTCAGAAGATAA